A genomic stretch from Thermococcus sp. includes:
- a CDS encoding PIN domain-containing protein encodes MSKAKIRVVLDTSILVSALKSRNPEHSPSWRILKALVSGEIENYISREIYEEMSYTLMKVAEGTKREVL; translated from the coding sequence ATGTCCAAGGCTAAAATCAGGGTGGTTCTCGATACGTCGATTCTTGTGAGTGCCTTAAAGTCGAGAAACCCGGAGCACTCTCCTTCATGGAGAATCCTCAAGGCTCTTGTTTCTGGGGAAATTGAGAACTACATCAGCAGAGAGATTTACGAGGAAATGAGCTATACTCTCATGAAGGTTGCCGAGGGGACTAAGCGGGAAGTTTTAG